In the genome of Rhodamnia argentea isolate NSW1041297 chromosome 3, ASM2092103v1, whole genome shotgun sequence, one region contains:
- the LOC115752416 gene encoding disease resistance protein RPV1-like produces MAFSNFQSSLSASASSVRSRYDDVVLSFRGTDTSRHFTNGLLAGLSNAGMSVFRDEKVAGADKGIDPTLVEAIEQSKISIPIISPDYASSESCLMGLVKMLECRDNMNHTVIPIFYGVDPSDIGSFVNHKKRGIDRKLLTPWKSALHRIGQLKGYHLDPTSDQDGRLISEVVLYVTRQLKNAELVGTSMPVGIDNQLRKMMTRLDVDYRDGQAVAIRGNEVRMVGIHGNAGIGKTTLAKFIYSQLYPLFEGCSYLGNIGEVSKTEPLEHLQSQLISDLLKQRPMSMGSVEEGIHNIKHRFRSMRVLIVLDDIHGRPQLEAFAGKLSWFGSRSRIIVTTRNAELLRDIPEMFGTYRVGPMEFDPSLCLFCRHAFGESSPRQGYEDLSKQIVSRIDGVPLVIEVLGSYLYRKQKETWDETLRQLKEIPARMLHKVLMTSYTDLNQGTKDIFLDIACFFLGKDQRIPFYMWEDCGFHPRSGIESLLLTSLVKIGENNELLVYDLLRDVGLEIVRNEDRANPGRRSRLWNHEDALRTLRNKQATKMVKALCLKYDNGSGDYFTSEEFQSLSELRFLKLDNANIRGDFSNLLSNLRWLDWRGCPTTFEAMNLHLEKLVILDLSWSKVTQDWEGWSQIEMRQLKVLNLTGCNEMLMTPDFSSYPQLEMLILERCAQLVEIHHSICDLKSLVSLNLKSCSNLSELPLEMGNMEALKELLIDGTSIQEIPESIARMKKLETVSASNCYSLTYLPISFPTEALSMLLLDNAKIIELPNSIGSLEKLERLSLRDCREIQKLPESLGELGYSLVELDVSGTLIVELPDSTSNLHLLRVLKLERCHVRKFPSVIGELRKLEEIHASHCRSLEGSIPSNIKNLEFLKILMLGYTCVSSLPESIQLLSHLQTLNLLACNNLETLPVLPSSLTCLRISSKKMSMIPDIQNLVELEDLSLGYEKPKELIDPPSSQSLGTISLPKLKSLELSHSQISNLGFEYGPACNPQLNKVVPTGANLQGVSGLPSSLSVLSIQACTSATSMPTLGSLIYLSELQLLNSPVEEIRGLGELKSLEILVVSHCPIVHLNGLSKLTSLMRLSLKNCESLSKLPNVSNLIMLRVLEIHGCRKICSIKGLEGSTSREEPIVTDCEAESSAEVNKARRRIKKRLLRSSATTPPSFRSPRVTGQPWNSSDAGLLYFGSNFDFPSSSHPEPLLATASHHSACPPTLSRHHDRRSLQEDPEHPSEALTDRHPLFWSLRPMAATAASSPRSAARQPPQAVVLDPSSSPGVIGS; encoded by the exons ATGGCCTTCAGCAATTTTCAATCATCACTATCGGCGTCCGCATCCTCTGTGCGGTCACGGTACGACGACGTGgtcttgagttttagaggaaCGGATACGAGTAGGCATTTCACGAATGGCCTTCTCGCCGGCTTATCCAACGCAGGGATGAGCGTGTTTAGAGACGAAAAGGTGGCGGGGGCAGACAAGGGAATCGACCCCACGCTAGTTGAAGCGATTGAACAGTCAAAGATATCAATACCGATCATCTCGCCGGACTACGCTTCCAGCGAGAGCTGCCTCATGGGGCTGGTCAAGATGCTGGAGTGCAGGGACAACATGAACCATACCGTCATTCCCATATTCTATGGCGTCGACCCCTCCGACATTGGTTCCTTCGTGAACCACAAAAAAAGGGGGATCGATCGCAAGCTCCTCACCCCCTGGAAGTCCGCCCTCCATCGTATCGGACAGTTGAAGGGCTATCATCTGGACCCCACGAGCGACCA GGATGGCAGGCTTATATCCGAGGTCGTCTTGTATGTCACTCGGCAGCTGAAGAATGCTGAACTAGTTGGTACTTCCATGCCGGTCGGAATCGATAATCAACTCCGCAAGATGATGACGAGGCTTGACGTCGACTATCGTGACGGACAAGCAGTTGCAATACGCGGCAATGAGGTCCGAATGGTCGGAATACATGGCAATGCGGGGATCGGGAAAACAACTCTTGCAAAGTTCATTTACAGCCAGCTATATCCTCTGTTTGAAGGGTGTAGCTATCTGGGAAACATCGGGGAGGTATCGAAAACTGAGCCCTTGGAGCATCTGCAAAGCCAACTGATTTCTGACCTGCTAAAGCAAAGGCCCATGAGCATGGGCTCCGTAGAAGAAGGTATTCACAATATCAAACATAGGTTTCGCAGTATGAGAGTTCTCATCGTGCTTGATGATATCCATGGGAGGCCTCAGCTCGAAGCATTTGCTGGGAAGCTAAGCTGGTTTGGTTCGAGAAGCAGGATAATTGTAACCACCAGAAACGCCGAACTTCTTCGTGATATCCCTGAAATGTTTGGGACTTATAGAGTTGGACCTATGGAGTTCGATCCATCCCTTTGTCTCTTCTGCCGACATGCTTTCGGGGAAAGTTCTCCCCGTCAGGGCTATGAAGATCTGTCGAAGCAGATTGTTTCCCGAATTGACGGGGTCCCTTTAGTAATTGAGGTTCTAGGCTCATATCTCTacagaaaacagaaagaaacaTGGGATGAGACGTTGCGTCAACTAAAGGAAATTCCAGCCCGTATGCTCCACAAGGTGTTGATGACTAGCTATACAGATCTAAATCAAGGGACTAAAGATATATTTCTCGACATAGCTTGTTTCTTTTTAGGAAAAGACCAGAGAATTCCCTTCTATATGTGGGAGGACTGCGGTTTTCATCCTCGTAGTGGTATTGAGAGTCTCCTTCTCACGTCCCTGGTGAAAATCGGAGAGAACAACGAGCTGTTGGTGTATGATCTATTGAGAGACGTTGGTCTAGAAATTGTCCGTAATGAAGACCGAGCGAACCCAGGAAGGCGCAGCAGGCTGTGGAATCACGAGGATGCCCTCCGTACCCTAAGGAACAAACAG GCAACGAAAATGGTTAAAGCCCTCTGTCTTAAGTACGACAATGGCTCAGGCGATTATTTCACAAGTGAAGAATTTCAAAGCCTGTCCGAGCTGAGGTTCCTTAAACTGGACAATGCAAATATCCGGGGAGATTTCAGCAATCTACTTTCCAATTTAAGGTGGCTCGATTGGCGAGGGTGCCCCACGACCTTTGAAGCCATGAACTTGCATTTGGAGAAATTGGTGATTCTTGATTTATCATGGAGCAAGGTCACTCAAGACTGGGAGGGTTGGAGTCAAATTGAG ATGCGGcaattgaaagttttgaacCTCACGGGGTGTAATGAAATGCTGATGACTCCCGACTTCTCCAGTTACCCGCAGTTGGAGATGCTGATTCTCGAGCGCTGTGCTCAATTGGTCGAGATACACCATTCAATCTGTGATCTAAAATCCTTGGTTTCCTTGAATTTGAAATCCTGCAGCAATCTTAGTGAGTTGCCGCTAGAAATGGGTAACATGGAAGCGCTGAAAGAACTTCTCATTGATGGCACTTCAATACAAGAAATCCCGGAATCGATAGCTAGAATGAAGAAACTCGAAACTGTAAGTGCCTCCAATTGCTATTCACTAACTTACCTGCCAATCAGTTTCCCTACAGAAGCTCTTTCGATGCTCTTGCTGGACAATGCGAAGATCATCGAACTCCCCAATTCAATCGGAAGTTTGGAGAAACTAGAACGGTTGTCGTTGAGGGACTGCCGGGAGATACAGAAACTTCCAGAATCTTTAGGTGAATTAGGATACTCATTGGTGGAGTTGGACGTATCAGGGACGCTTATTGTGGAACTGCCCGACTCCACAAGTAACTTGCACCTACTGAGAGTTCTTAAGCTGGAACGGTGTCATGTGAGAAAGTTTCCTAGTGTCATTGGCGAGCTAAGGAAGCTTGAAGAGATCCATGCCTCCCACTGTAGGAGTTTGGAGGGAAGCATACCTAGTAACATTAAGAATCTAGAATTCCTGAAAATTTTGATGCTAGGATATACTTGTGTTTCGAGCCTACCAGAGTCAATCCAGTTGCTAAGCCATCTCCAGACCCTCAATTTACTTGCTTGCAACAACCTTGAAACACTACCCGTGCTTCCCTCGAGTTTGACTTGTCTGCGAATAAGTTCAAAGAAGATGAGCATGATCCCGGATATCCAGAATTTGGTTGAACTGGAAGACTTGAGCTTAGGCTATGAAAAGCCCAAGGAGCTAATAGATCCTCCTTCGTCCCAGTCTCTAGGGACCATAAGCTTGCCGAAGCTCAAGAGCTTAGAGTTGTCTCATTCCCAAATCTCCAATTTGGGATTTGAGTACGGCCCCGCATGCAATCCTCAGCTCAACAAAGTCGTCCCGACGGGTGCAAATCTTCAAGGAGTATCGGGGCTCCCCTCATCGTTGTCCGTATTGTCCATCCAAGCTTGTACGTCGGCGACGAGTATGCCAACACTTGGGAGTTTGATTTACTTGTCGGAGCTACAGCTCTTGAACTCACCTGTCGAAGAGATTAGAGGGCTTGGAGAACTAAAAAGCCTAGAGATCCTGGTTGTGTCGCATTGCCCGATAGTACATCTCAACGGCCTCTCCAAATTGACATCATTGATGAGATTGTCTCTCAAGAACTGTGAATCACTCAGCAAGTTGCCCAACGTGTCCAACCTCATCATGTTGAGAGTCCTGGAAATCCACGGGTGCCGGAAGATCTGCAGCATCAAAGGCCTCGAGGGATCGACATCCCGGGAGGAGCCGATCGTGACCGATTGTGAGGCAGAAAGTTCAGCTGAAGTAAACAAAGCCCGGAGGAGGATCAAAAAAC